In Thermoanaerobacterium xylanolyticum LX-11, the genomic window AACTCTTCTTTTATGCGCGGTATTATCTGATTTAATGCAAGCCCACCAAATCCAATTGTCGCATATAGATCTTCTTCAGAATGCATGTTTAACTTTTTTAGCACAGATTCCATTATATCGCTTTTTAATTGGGATTGTTGTATCCCTTGTCTTTTTAACTCTCTGTAAAATATTTCTTGTCCCCGCTCAATATTTTCTTCTCTCTTTTCCTTTTTGAACCACTGCCGTATTTTATTTTTAGCTTGTGAACTTTTTACAATCTGAAGCCAGTCTCTGCTGGGACCTCTGTCAGCATTGGTTGTCGTAAGAATCTCAACTATATCACCATTTTTAAGCTCATAATCTATTGGAACAATCTTTCCATTTACTTTAGCGCCATTTAATCTGTGACCTATTTCGGTATGAATGCTATATGCAAAGTCAATAGGCGTAGATCCAGCCGGTAGACTTATGACATCACCTTTAGGAGTAAAAACGTAAACCTCATCTGTAAACAGATCTATTTTTAAGGTCTCCATGAATTCCTTAGCATCTTTTAACTCTCTTTGCCACTCCAAAAGCTGCCGCAGCCAGGAAAGCTTAGCGTCAAACTCATCTTCGTAAGATTTGCCCTCTTTATACTTCCAGTGAGCTGCAATTCCGTATTCTGCTGTCCTGTGCATGTCCCAAGTTCGAATTTGTATTTCAAATGGTTCACCTTTCGGCCCAATTACAGTAGTGTGAAGAGACTGGTACATATTTGGCTTTGGCATAGCGATATAATCTTTAAATCTGCCAGGCATAGGCTTCCACAGTGTATGAACAACGCCTAATGTCCCATAACAATCTTTTACAGTATTGACAATTACTCTGACAGCCATTAAATCATAAATCTGCTCAAAAGTCTTGTTTTGCTGCTTCATTTTTTTATAAATACTGTAAAAATGTTTAGGTCTTCCATCAACATCAGCTTTTATTCCGATTTCATTCAATTTTTCTTTTAACTTTTCAATGAGTTCTTTTATGGATTCTTCTCTCTCTTTCCGCTTCTTTGCAACCTTTTCAACGAGACTATAATATTCATCAGGATGAAGGTATCTCAATGATAAATCCTCCAGCTCCCACTTTATCATTGACATACCTAATCTATGGGCAATAGGAGCGTATATTTCCAATGTTTCTTGTGCTTTCTCCTTTTGCTTCTCTTCGCTCAAAAATTTAAGAGTACGCATATTGTGAAGGCGATCAGCGAGCTTTATCATTATAACTCGTATATCTTTAGCCATTGCAATGAGCATTTTTCGCATATTTTCAGCCTGCTGCTCTACTTTCGATTTGTACTCTATCATGCCAAGCTTTGTCACGCCGTCTACTAAATCAGCAATTTCCTGCCCAAATTCATTTTTTATATCTTCATAAGAAATAGATGTATCTTCTATTACATCATGAAGAAGTCCACTGGCAATAGTAGATACATCAAGTTCCAGATCAGCAAGAATCATTGCAACTTCTACAGGGTGGACAATATACGGTTCTCCTGAATTTCTGTATTGTCCTTCATGAGCTTTTAACGCATAATCATAAGCTTTTAATATTAAATTAATATCATCTTCAGATTGATCGTATTTTTTTACTCTCTCAATAATTTTTTCAATCATTATTAATGATCACCTTTTTAAAACCGACATTTTAAAACTTTATCAATGAAATGACATCATAACCTTCTAACTTTTTACGTCCATTTAAAAAAGTCAATTCTGTCAAGAACAATATACAATCGACAATACCGCCCAATTCTTCAATTAACTTCGCTGCAGCATATATTGTACCGCCAGTTGCCAATAAATCATCGACAATAATAACTCTCTGCCCTTTGCTAATAGCGTCTTTGTGTATCTCCAATGAATCCACACCGTACTCAAGCTCGTATTGATAATTGACTGTTTCAGCAGGTAACTTCCCAGGTTTCCTAACAGGCACAAATCCCAATCCCATTTTATATGCCAATGGTGCTCCAAACAAAAAGCCTCTGGCCTCTGGACCTGCAATCAAATCAGCATTTCTATCTTTTACGGCATCAGCTAACATGTCTATTGAAAACACAAACGCATCTTTATCCTTTAAAACAGGTGTTATGTCTTTAAAACCAATTCCTTCTTTCGGAAAATCCGGTATCTCCCTTATAAGTGATTTAACATCTTCTAACGTCATGCTGTTTCCTCCTTAACATTCTTTTTCAATATTTGAAAAGCAAATTTTATAAAACTTTTTTCCGCCATATACAGTTTTTGTAATAGCTGGTGATCTTTAATATTCACTTTTGAATCGACACAATTTCTCCTTAACACAAAAATATTATCACTTTCTTCTATATTAATCAATCCATTGTCTTTAAGAATTTTTAAACATATCATTGACTTTATGGAATTCAAATTAAAATAATCGTAAATTTGATCTTTTAATATCAACGTATCTGAATTTTCTTTCATGCTTACAAATATTTTAGCAAAATCACTCCTTCTGGGTACAATATTGTAGATATCATTTAAACTGCTTTTTAAGTCTTCCTTTCCAAACAAAAGGTGTACAATACTTTCTCCGCTGTTTGCTAATATATTATAAAACATTTTTGAATCGAATGGTATATCGTAAAAAACTATATTTTTAAACTTAGAAGGCAAATGCATAATTTCATCAGCATTAATGCACCACAAAACTGCATTCTTTGCATCGACAATTTTATTGCTTAACTTAAAATTACAATAGTTGCAAGCATTAAGATAATTAATAAGCTCTTTTATATGATATCGAGTGTTTATTATGACTGCTGTACTATCATCACTTTTAAACAATTTTAAAACATAAGATCTTTTATCATCGATATTTCGCATATCAATAAAATTATAGCTTTCTAATCCTTGAAAATCATCGTTAAAGCTCATTAAAGTATTGTATAAATTTCTGAAAAATAATACATTTTTCTCTTTCACTAAAATATCTTTTGCTATTATCTCAAGCTTTTTCTCTCCATTCCACTCGTTTACTTTGACAAAACCTGCAATATCTAAAACTGCTCCTGTGCTAATCTTGTCAAATTCGCAAGCTCTATTGAATAAAACGACATTGTACATAACATCATTTTTCTCAACCATTATTCGAATGTGTTTGTTATCTCCAAAGAGAGAAATTTGTTTTACAACCAAATTTTTAATCGCATACATTGGCACAGGATTTCCACTGCCAAAAGGCTCTAACAAACTTACTTGATTTGCTCCATCACAATCCAATACATCATCAATAGAAGTTTCTATCTCGATTATCGGCATCATATCAAAAGCAGTTAATTTCGTCTTAGCATATTCATTGAGTTTAAATCTAAAATCATCTATTTGACTGCTATCTA contains:
- a CDS encoding RelA/SpoT family protein — protein: MIEKIIERVKKYDQSEDDINLILKAYDYALKAHEGQYRNSGEPYIVHPVEVAMILADLELDVSTIASGLLHDVIEDTSISYEDIKNEFGQEIADLVDGVTKLGMIEYKSKVEQQAENMRKMLIAMAKDIRVIMIKLADRLHNMRTLKFLSEEKQKEKAQETLEIYAPIAHRLGMSMIKWELEDLSLRYLHPDEYYSLVEKVAKKRKEREESIKELIEKLKEKLNEIGIKADVDGRPKHFYSIYKKMKQQNKTFEQIYDLMAVRVIVNTVKDCYGTLGVVHTLWKPMPGRFKDYIAMPKPNMYQSLHTTVIGPKGEPFEIQIRTWDMHRTAEYGIAAHWKYKEGKSYEDEFDAKLSWLRQLLEWQRELKDAKEFMETLKIDLFTDEVYVFTPKGDVISLPAGSTPIDFAYSIHTEIGHRLNGAKVNGKIVPIDYELKNGDIVEILTTTNADRGPSRDWLQIVKSSQAKNKIRQWFKKEKREENIERGQEIFYRELKRQGIQQSQLKSDIMESVLKKLNMHSEEDLYATIGFGGLALNQIIPRIKEELKQVESESKRHIPTVSETKKKQKIGGMGVIVKGEDNVMVRFSKCCSPVPGDEIVGYVTKGRGVSIHRKDCPNIKDYVYDKNRIIEVEWDQGKNIAYQADIQIMAIDRYGLLTDVTSILADIKISVRAVNARTTRDNIAIINLTLEITSKEQLEKIMNKLKALDGVTDVYRISA
- a CDS encoding adenine phosphoribosyltransferase: MTLEDVKSLIREIPDFPKEGIGFKDITPVLKDKDAFVFSIDMLADAVKDRNADLIAGPEARGFLFGAPLAYKMGLGFVPVRKPGKLPAETVNYQYELEYGVDSLEIHKDAISKGQRVIIVDDLLATGGTIYAAAKLIEELGGIVDCILFLTELTFLNGRKKLEGYDVISLIKF